CATGGCGTGGGTGATCAGACCCCGTCTTTCTGCTTCAAGCGAAAGAAAGCCCCAGGCCGTCCCCGAATCGAACATGTGCCAGTGGTTGGCCTTTTCGGTTTTCTCGAAGTGGTTCTTCCCTATTAAGAGAATTAGCACAGGGGCCTTGTTAGCCCATGCCTGGTTACCTTCGTTCAGCACACTAAATAGCTTAGCCAGTTTTTCTGCGTTATCAGCTATTAAAAAACGCCAGGGCTGTTCGTTGCTGCACGATGGGGCATAATGTGCCGCTTCAAGTAGAGCCATTAATTCTTCTTTGGCAACCGGTTTTGAACTGAATGCCCGTGGTGACCACCTTGTTTTTATTTCCGGCATAATATCATAATTAAACACCCTGCTCATATGACCAGCCTCCCCGGGAAAAAATCAAGAAGATAAAGTCTTTAGTTAGGTATTATAAATTATAACATAACGAGAGCAGTCAAAGATGAAAGAGCTCAGTCAATGGGTAAAGTACACGGCATATTTATTGTTGTCACTAATGTTCCAAAGCATCAGAAAGGGGTGCCCTGAGGAAGGTATCTGATCGCGTCCTAAATCCGGGGGTAAGTAGCAGTAATAGTATCCAAACTTTTACTATAAAGAACCGGGTTCTTGAAAAAAAGATTTGCATAGGAAGAGGAGAAAAGAAAAATCCGTCGAAAACTCAAGCAGGGAGGGATCTACGTGAAAGCTGCCATTGTTCCGCTCTCCAGGTTGGGTGTGGTAAATGTTCAGCAAGATTTTTTCAAGGTGATTAGAGAAACGTTTAACCTGATTAAAATGGGAGAAGAATGTTTTCAGCTGCGAAACTCATTGAAGGTTTTCACTAATCGTTTTCCCGAAGGCCACATATATTCTGCCGGCGATCTGCTTTTAAAAACCACTGATGAAAATCTCCATAATTTAGAACAGAGTGGCTGTATTATCCACCATATTGAGTCTCTGCCGGAAGAGGGAAATATGGTCTCTTTACGGTGGCCCGGTAAGATTGCCCTTTATGCAGGGCTGAACAGTGTAGCATTCTGTTCAGAACCTTTCCCCCCTCTTTTCCAGTTGCTCGGTCTCGAATTTACTGAAGTCAATGACGATGAAATCAGAGATGGCGGATTGGACCACTTTGAATGTCTCATTGTTCCTGGAGGACCTGATGCAGGTGAATCCTATTATGAGGGATTTGGAGATAGGGGGCTTGAAGCAATAAAAACATTCGTGAGAAGTGGAGGATATTATATCGGTGTATGTGCTGGTGCGTATCTGCCCCTTCTAAGGCCACCGGGATTAGATCTACCGGTATCCCTTGAAATAGTGGAAGTCTGGGACTCCTCAGGATTGGATTACTGGAGAACAGGAGCCGGATTTGTACGCTTACGCTTTAAGAAAGAGATTCATCCCGTTGTTTACGGATTAGCCTTAAATGACCCTAGCACGCTTGACATGGTCTACTGGGAAGGCCCCGTATTTGAGTGCAAGAGCGGAGTTAAAGTTATTGCAACTTTTGATTCATTCCTTGCGGGTGGCATGGACAAGCCATCCTGGGACGTATCGTGTAATCAGAAGGCTGTTGATGCTATTGAATGGTATAATCCTTTGACACCGGCACGTTTCGATAAATATATGAAAGACAAACCTGCCATTATTGAGGCATCATATGGAGATGGTACTCTTCTACTCTTTTCTCCCCATCCCGAATTTGGCACTCCCGGGATTGCAGAGAAATGGGAAAATAGCATGACCTTCAGGTTTTATGTAAATGCTTTTCACTATCTTTTTTCACAGCAATCATAATCGCTTAGCTGGAAAGACCTGGGGAAAGTATTAACATTTACATTGGGAAGGGAGGTGTATCATCTTTGGAAGCTTCGCTGGGGAGCTCAGGCTTATTTTGGCTTATTGTTCCACCGGTGATTTTTTTTATTCTTACCATTATTTATTATCGACAATCAGCCGGTAACAAGAAGTGATGTTTCGATTGGTTTTTCCTCTTGCCATCAATCAATCCCGGATATTAACCGGTAAAAAGAGGTGAAGTTTTAGAAATGACTGGTTCAGCGGTTGCTTTCATTTTTTATCTGATTTTGCTCCTCGTCGTCGGCTATATGGCCTTCAGGATGACACGTACCTTCTCCGACTTTGTTATCGCCAGCAGGAATCTGAATGCCTGGACAACATCTTTAAGCGCACAAGCTAGCGACATGAGTGCCTGGTTGTTATTAGGTCTTCCCGGATTGGCTTATGCTATGGGACTGGGAACAATATGGGTTGCCATCGGTATAATGGCCGGAACTCTCTTTAACTGGCATTATATTGCGACAAGGTTGAGACGGTTTACAGAACTTACAGACTCTATCACCATATCTGATTTTTTTGCTGCAAGATATGAAGATAATTCGCATCTCCTTCGTGTTATTTCTGCCGTCGTAATAATTGTCTTTTTTGTCATCAATATTTCAGCAGAATTAGTTGCTTCAGGTAAACTACTTAACGCCTCGTTCGGTTTTGACTATAATTTGGGGCTCCTTATCGGTGTGGGAGTTATTGTGTTATACACTTTCTTTGGAGGTTTCTTCGCGGTATCTTGGACCGATTTTGTTCAGGGCTTACTTATGGTTTTTGGCCTTGTTGTTCTACCAATCCTTGGGTTAAACGCTTTGGGAGGATTTCCGAAGCTTTGGGGTGCCATGCAGGCTTACGATGTCAATCTTCTTGATGTACTTGCCGGAGAGACAGGTTGGATGGCGCTATCAGGAGTTATTATTGGTTCATTGGCCATAGGGTTAGGCTATCCCGGTCAGCCTCATATACTCGTCCGCTTTATGGCGATTAAAAAGGCCAGGCAATTGAAAGCAGCGATGTTGATTGCCATGATTTGGGTGATCCTCTCCCTTTACGGGGCTATCTTTGTTGGCTTTATAGGGCATGGCT
The sequence above is a segment of the Bacillota bacterium genome. Coding sequences within it:
- a CDS encoding nitroreductase family protein, with product MSRVFNYDIMPEIKTRWSPRAFSSKPVAKEELMALLEAAHYAPSCSNEQPWRFLIADNAEKLAKLFSVLNEGNQAWANKAPVLILLIGKNHFEKTEKANHWHMFDSGTAWGFLSLEAERRGLITHAM
- a CDS encoding BPL-N domain-containing protein codes for the protein MKAAIVPLSRLGVVNVQQDFFKVIRETFNLIKMGEECFQLRNSLKVFTNRFPEGHIYSAGDLLLKTTDENLHNLEQSGCIIHHIESLPEEGNMVSLRWPGKIALYAGLNSVAFCSEPFPPLFQLLGLEFTEVNDDEIRDGGLDHFECLIVPGGPDAGESYYEGFGDRGLEAIKTFVRSGGYYIGVCAGAYLPLLRPPGLDLPVSLEIVEVWDSSGLDYWRTGAGFVRLRFKKEIHPVVYGLALNDPSTLDMVYWEGPVFECKSGVKVIATFDSFLAGGMDKPSWDVSCNQKAVDAIEWYNPLTPARFDKYMKDKPAIIEASYGDGTLLLFSPHPEFGTPGIAEKWENSMTFRFYVNAFHYLFSQQS
- the putP gene encoding sodium/proline symporter PutP; translation: MTGSAVAFIFYLILLLVVGYMAFRMTRTFSDFVIASRNLNAWTTSLSAQASDMSAWLLLGLPGLAYAMGLGTIWVAIGIMAGTLFNWHYIATRLRRFTELTDSITISDFFAARYEDNSHLLRVISAVVIIVFFVINISAELVASGKLLNASFGFDYNLGLLIGVGVIVLYTFFGGFFAVSWTDFVQGLLMVFGLVVLPILGLNALGGFPKLWGAMQAYDVNLLDVLAGETGWMALSGVIIGSLAIGLGYPGQPHILVRFMAIKKARQLKAAMLIAMIWVILSLYGAIFVGFIGHGFLAPLEDPEQVLPLLAGQLLSPWLAGILVAAVMAAIMSSVDSYLLVSSTAVAEDFYKKIFRKDADDKLLTMVGRICVILVALAAFLLARPGGVVFTLALYAWGGLAAGFGPLVILSLYWKRTTMWGAATGMIVGMGVTILWYNTGLSNYIYELVPAFFLSLISIVIVSYFTSAPSANVLDKFELAKKPLSSEIEVLEGHLQGNK